Proteins encoded together in one Candidatus Neomarinimicrobiota bacterium window:
- a CDS encoding PepSY-associated TM helix domain-containing protein: MTLIYSLSGIALNHMADWNPSYSVNRHDVQWTAETISPESVRTFLAGYGYEKDYKQHYQPTPDQLKIFLKDGSAIVDLQTGVGGVEFLKRRPLFFEVNYLHYNPKLLWTWFSDLFCVALILIAITGLFIIKGKKGITGRGAWMTILGILVPLAFLIAYL; the protein is encoded by the coding sequence ATGACCCTGATCTATAGTCTTTCAGGAATCGCCCTGAACCACATGGCGGACTGGAATCCCAGCTATAGCGTCAATCGTCATGATGTTCAATGGACCGCAGAAACGATCTCTCCAGAATCTGTCCGCACCTTCCTGGCTGGTTATGGCTACGAGAAGGACTATAAACAGCATTATCAACCCACCCCGGATCAGCTCAAGATTTTTCTGAAAGACGGTAGTGCCATCGTCGATCTGCAAACAGGTGTCGGGGGGGTGGAATTCCTGAAACGGCGACCCCTGTTCTTCGAGGTCAATTACCTCCATTATAATCCCAAGCTGTTATGGACATGGTTCTCTGATCTATTCTGTGTGGCCCTGATTCTGATTGCCATAACAGGTCTTTTCATCATAAAGGGAAAAAAGGGAATCACCGGTCGCGGGGCCTGGATGACAATCCTCGGGATTCTGGTTCCCCTGGCATTTCTCATCGCCTATCTGTAA
- a CDS encoding BrnA antitoxin family protein, whose amino-acid sequence MKKEYDLGSMKSRRNPYSRHLKKQVTIRLSIDVIDYFKDLSEETGVPYQNLINSYLLDCAQHKKKPVMTWA is encoded by the coding sequence ATGAAAAAAGAATATGATCTCGGATCAATGAAAAGTCGCAGAAATCCATACTCCAGGCACTTAAAAAAGCAGGTTACTATCAGACTGAGCATTGATGTAATTGACTATTTTAAAGATTTATCTGAAGAAACGGGTGTTCCCTATCAAAACCTCATCAATTCATATCTTCTAGATTGTGCACAACATAAGAAAAAGCCTGTAATGACCTGGGCTTAG
- a CDS encoding BrnT family toxin, giving the protein MNEIKFTWDKSKSKSNHSKHGISFEEATTVFYDDFAREFYDDSHSQLEEDRYLMLGLSAKTKLLLICHCFLENDSTIRIISARKATKNEAKFYKR; this is encoded by the coding sequence ATGAATGAAATCAAATTTACATGGGACAAGAGTAAATCTAAATCAAATCATAGTAAACATGGGATTTCATTTGAGGAGGCAACTACAGTATTCTATGATGACTTTGCACGTGAATTCTACGATGACAGTCATTCACAACTTGAGGAAGATCGATACCTTATGCTTGGATTAAGTGCTAAGACCAAACTTCTTCTTATTTGCCACTGTTTCCTTGAGAACGACTCAACAATTCGAATCATTTCCGCAAGGAAAGCAACAAAGAACGAAGCAAAGTTCTACAAGAGGTGA